One genomic segment of Hevea brasiliensis isolate MT/VB/25A 57/8 chromosome 3, ASM3005281v1, whole genome shotgun sequence includes these proteins:
- the LOC110639290 gene encoding kinesin-like protein KIN-14I, translating into MATEQVLPFSVVSVVEEILQQHGNGTGTRSREIDLASRKADEASLRRYEAAGWLRKMIGVVGGKDLPAEPSEEEFLLGLRSGIILCNVINKVQPGAVPKVVEGPCDSVTVPDGAALSAFQYFENVRNFLVAVEEMGLPTFEASDLGQGGKSARVVNCVLALKSYNEWKQNGGVGTWKYGGSLKPQHSGTGKPFMRKVTEPFMNSFSRTTSLPSGGDHFSYDDLGHDLNESSASRSLHMLVRAVISNKKQEEIPYIVESMLNKVMEEFERRLVSQQELMKATAKDLVASSPGMSLETTSSDIKMEEETSTPIKAEEASSGITAEEYCSQEDDIHDEKSKIQLLKQQMMVEQQHKHIQELKHALHSTKTGMQFLKIKYQEEFNILGKHLYGLAHAASGYQRVLEENRKLYNQVQDLKGNIRVYCRVRPFLPGQPNRFSTVDHIEEGNITIITPSKYGKEGRKSFNFNKVFGPTATQEEVFADTQPLIRSVLDGYNVCIFAYGQTGSGKTYTMSGPDELTEESQGVNYRALSDLFLLSDQRKEIICYEISVQMLEIYNEQVRDLLASDGINKRLEIRNSSQNGINVPDATQLPVSSTADVINLMNLGHRNRAVSATAMNDRSSRSHSCLTVHVQGRNFTSGTMIRGSMHLVDLAGSERVDKSEVTGDRLKEAQHINKSLSALGDVISSLAQKSSHVPYRNSKLTQLLQDSLGGQAKTLMFVHISPEHDALGETISTLKFAERVATVELGAARVNKDSSEVKELKEQIANLKAALVRKEGDSEHSQNSGCSTPERLRMKPGTGDSSRRQSMDNAGNIEVRSNSSSSLRRRSLDLNDLRTKSPPWPPVGSPAQNENEEDKESVSGDWVDKVMVNRHDNIKSGDDENLLGQWELDSRQLPEPFYQGYAQDPSKIYPEQPFNNKTSTANNKDNQEFDAQSRRSDVISTDSDELEAGTSDSSEPDLLWKSNLPRESSLPNGLGSKPKKTNTKAIKRPETKSLIPSLIPSPSKKRNGVSPVTSKLGRHLVAADVKRKTGHAK; encoded by the exons ATGGCAACTGAGCAAGTATTGCCTTTCTCTGTGGTTTCTGTTGTGGAGGAAATTCTTCAACAACATGGGAATGGAACTGGGACTAGATCAAGAGAAATTGATTTGGCTTCAAGAAAAGCTGATGAAGCTT CCCTTAGAAGGTATGAAGCAGCTGGGTGGCTTCGAAAAATGATTGGAGTTGTTGGGGGTAAAGATTTGCCTGCAGAACCCTCGGAAGAAGAATTCCTGCTTGGATTGCGAAGTGGGATAATCTTGTGCAATGTCATTAACAAGGTTCAACCTGGAGCAGTGCCAAAG GTGGTGGAAGGCCCTTGTGATTCTGTCACGGTTCCTGATGGGGCAGCTCTATCTGCATTTCAGTACTTTGAAAATGTAAGAAACTTCCTTGTTGCTGTGGAGGAAATGGGCCTTCCAACCTTTGAAGCCTCTGATCTGGGGCAG GGAGGGAAATCTGCTCGAGTTGTGAACTGCGTATTAGCACTTAAATCATATAACGAGTGGAAACAAAATGGTGGAGTTGGAACATGGAAATATGGTGGAAGTTTAAAACCCCAACACAGTGGAACTGGGAAACCCTTCATGAGAAAAGTTACAGAACCTTTCATGAATTCCTTTTCGCGGACCACGTCTTTGCCCAGTGGTGGTGATCATTTTTCCTACGATGATCTTGGCCATGACCTCAATGAATCA AGTGCCTCTCGTTCGTTGCACATGCTTGTGCGTGCAGTTATTTCGAATAAGAAGCAAGAAGAAATACCATAT ATTGTAGAATCTATGTTGAATAAAGTCATGGAGGAGTTTGAGCGTCGACTTGTGAGCCAACAAGAACTG ATGAAAGCAACAGCAAAAGACTTGGTAGCATCTAGCCCTGGCATGTCTCTTGAAACAACATCTAGTGATATAAAG ATGGAAGAAGAAACTTCTACACCAATCAAAGCAGAAGAAGCTTCCTCAGGAATCACAGCAGAAGAATACTGCAGTCAAGAGGATGATATTCATGATGAGAAATCAAAAATTCAGCTTTTGAAGCAGCAAATGATGGTGGAACAGCAACATAAACATATTCAG GAACTGAAACATGCCCTTCACTCCACGAAAACAGGAATGCAGTTTTTGAAGATTAAGTATCAGGAGGAGTTCAACATTCTAG GCAAGCACTTGTATGGCCTAGCTCATGCTGCTTCAGGATACCAGAGAGTCCTTGAAGAAAACCGCAAGTTATACAATCAAGTTCAGGACCTCAAAG gaaatatTAGAGTATACTGCCGAGTGAGACCCTTCTTGCCTGGGCAACCAAACCGTTTCAGTACTGTGGATCACATAGAAGAAGGAAACATTACAATAATCACTCCTTCAAAATATGGCAAAGAAGGAAGAAAATCATTTAATTTCAACAAAGTTTTTGGTCCCACGGCAACTCAAG AGGAAGTATTTGCAGACACTCAGCCTTTGATTCGGTCGGTTCTTGATGGATACAATGTTTGTATATTTGCTTATGGCCAAACAGGATCTGGGAAAACTTATACTATG AGTGGCCCGGATGAACTTACAGAGGAGAGCCAAGGTGTAAACTACAGGGCATTGAGTGATCTTTTTCTTCTGTCAGATCAAAGAAAGGAAATTATTTGCTATGAAATCTCTGTCCAAATGCTAGAGATTTACAATGAGCAAGTGAGGGATCTCCTTGCTAGTGATGGTATAAACAAAAGAT TAGAAATTCGCAACAGTTCTCAGAATGGGATTAATGTACCAGACGCAACCCAATTACCTGTATCATCAACAGCTGATGTCATAAATTTGATGAACCTTGGACATAGGAATCGTGCAGTGAGTGCTACAGCAATGAATGACCGGAGCAGCCGCTCTCATAG CTGCCTGACAGTTCATGTTCAAGGAAGAAACTTCACATCTGGAACTATGATTCGTGGTTCGATGCATCTTGTTGATCTagcaggaagtgaaagagttgataaATCTGAGGTGACTGGAGATAGATTGAAGGAAGCACAACATATCAATAAATCTCTTTCTGCTTTAGGAGATGTGATTTCCTCTCTTGCTCAAAAAAGTTCTCATGTTCCCTACAGGAATAGTAAACTCACTCAACTACTCCAAGATTCCCTTG GAGGGCAGGCCAAAACGCTCATGTTTGTCCACATAAGTCCTGAGCATGATGCTCTTGGTGAAACAATTAGTACACTTAAATTTGCTGAAAGGGTTGCCACAGTTGAGCTTGGTGCTGCTCGAGTTAATAAAGATAGTTCTGAGGTGAAGGAGCTAAAAGAGCAG ATTGCTAACCTTAAGGCGGCCTTAGTTAGGAAGGAGGGAGATTCAGAGCATTCGCAAAATTCTGGATGCAGCACCCCAGAAAGACTAAGAATGAAGCCAGGAACTGGAGATAGTAGTCGTAGGCAATCAATGGATAATGCTGGTAATATAGAG GTGAGGAGCAATTCTTCATCTTCCCTGAGAAGAAGAAGCCTAGATCTCAATGATTTGCGAACAAAGTCACCTCCTTGGCCACCTGTTGGAAGTCCTGCACAGAATGAAAATGAGGAAGATAAAGAATCAGTCTCTGGTGACTGGGTAGATAAGGTGATGGTGAATAGGCATGACAATATAAAGAGTGGAGATGACGAAAACCTTCTGGGACAATGGGAACTAGACAGCAGACAATTGCCTGAGCCATTTTATCAGGGTTATGCTCAAGACCCTTCCAAGATTTACCCAGAACAACCCTTCAATAATAAAACTTCTACTGCAAATAATAAGGACAACCAAGAATTTGATGCACAGAGTCGTAGGTCTGATGTTATATCCACTGATTCTGATGAGCTTGAGGCTGGAACAAGTGATTCTTCCGAACCTGACTTGCTATGGAAATCAAATCTTCCTAGAGAGAGCAGCCTTCCTAATGGGTTGGGATCTAAGCCAAAGAAGACTAATACCAAGGCAATCAAGAGACCAGAAACCAA GAGTTTAATTCCATCACTAATTCCTTCTCCATCAAAGAAACGCAATGGGGTTAGTCCAGTCACAAGCAAGCTTGGAAGACATCTAGTTGCTGCTGATGTGAAAAGGAAAACTGGCCATGCAAAGTGA